In one Vibrio sp. YMD68 genomic region, the following are encoded:
- a CDS encoding ParB/RepB/Spo0J family partition protein — protein MAIKTSDLNAKLFGKANKRRATTPLEAQTAAKEQAQIIELAVAGEQLVSFELVRIPANELEQRTTVFADNAREQSFLNEHALSDVLTTLKERGQQYPAVGRKGKDGKIEVLDGSRRRMSCILANKEFLIYVAEDINAEHAKFLSDVANAHKPLSLYEKGKEMLAKLDSGEAEDQKALARMFQCSEALVSGALKAASLPLALLQAYPNVSDLGRPTIVKLHKQYHELSEEHRSTLLDKCQSSDGYVWQRSQVQGVARLTKEVSETIENWIDELSPPKKSGNSKIDLIKGRATYSRKGANLALNLKKVDDETMRDILSFIETKLG, from the coding sequence ATGGCAATAAAAACGTCTGACTTAAACGCAAAACTCTTTGGTAAAGCGAACAAGCGCAGAGCAACCACACCGTTAGAAGCGCAAACTGCGGCCAAAGAGCAAGCTCAAATTATTGAACTTGCCGTTGCGGGTGAACAATTGGTCTCTTTTGAGCTTGTCCGAATTCCTGCCAATGAGCTAGAACAACGCACAACGGTATTTGCTGACAATGCTCGTGAGCAGTCTTTTCTTAACGAACATGCATTATCAGATGTATTGACGACGTTAAAAGAGAGAGGTCAACAGTACCCAGCGGTCGGTCGAAAAGGCAAAGATGGTAAGATAGAAGTTTTAGACGGTAGCCGCCGTCGTATGTCGTGTATTTTGGCAAACAAAGAGTTTTTAATCTATGTTGCTGAAGACATTAATGCAGAGCATGCGAAGTTTCTCTCTGATGTAGCCAATGCTCATAAGCCCTTGTCATTATACGAAAAAGGCAAAGAAATGCTGGCCAAGCTGGATAGCGGTGAAGCAGAAGATCAAAAAGCACTTGCACGTATGTTTCAGTGCAGTGAAGCATTGGTCAGTGGTGCATTAAAAGCCGCTTCGCTACCTCTAGCCTTACTTCAAGCGTACCCAAATGTCAGTGATCTAGGCCGCCCAACTATCGTAAAACTTCATAAGCAATACCATGAATTGTCTGAAGAACATCGCTCAACATTATTAGATAAGTGTCAGTCGAGTGATGGATATGTGTGGCAGCGTAGCCAAGTTCAAGGCGTGGCCCGGTTAACTAAAGAAGTGTCAGAAACGATTGAAAATTGGATTGATGAATTGTCCCCGCCAAAGAAAAGTGGGAACAGTAAAATTGATCTTATCAAAGGCCGTGCGACTTATAGTCGAAAAGGCGCGAACCTAGCGCTGAACCTAAAAAAGGTAGATGACGAGACAATGAGGGATATTTTGTCGTTCATTGAAACGAAACTGGGGTAA
- a CDS encoding ParA family protein, whose protein sequence is MKREQTIENLYQLAEQTQQVQADRIEIVLEERSDEHFPPMSKALMETRSGLTRRKLDDAISKLEAAGHQFTKNNANHYSISLQEAHMLMDAAGVAKFHQRKKNGDNKPWIINVQNQKGGTGKSMTAVHLAACLALNLDKRYRICLIDLDPQGSLRLFLNPQISISEHENIYSAVDIMLDNVPDGVEVNKEFLHKNVMMPTQYPNLKTVSAFPEDAMFNAEAWQHLSKNQSLDIVKLLKEKLIDQIADDFDVIMIDTGPHVDPLVWNAMYASNALLIPCAAKRLDWASTVNFFQHLPTVYEMFPDDWKGLEFVRLMPTMFEDDNKKQVSVLTEMNYLLGDQVTMATIPRSRAFETCADTYSTVFDLTAGDFEGGKKTLATAQDAVQKGALELERVLHSNWSSLNQG, encoded by the coding sequence ATGAAAAGAGAACAAACAATAGAGAATCTCTACCAGCTCGCTGAACAGACCCAACAAGTCCAAGCTGACCGTATTGAGATAGTGTTAGAAGAAAGAAGTGATGAGCATTTTCCTCCAATGTCTAAAGCATTAATGGAAACTCGCTCTGGACTCACTCGAAGAAAACTCGATGATGCCATTAGTAAGCTTGAGGCCGCTGGGCATCAATTTACCAAAAATAACGCTAATCACTACTCTATTTCGTTACAAGAAGCACACATGCTTATGGATGCTGCGGGTGTCGCCAAATTTCATCAACGTAAGAAAAATGGCGATAATAAGCCTTGGATTATTAACGTTCAAAACCAGAAGGGTGGAACGGGTAAGTCAATGACGGCGGTTCATCTGGCTGCCTGTTTAGCGCTTAATTTAGATAAGCGTTACCGTATTTGCTTAATAGATTTGGATCCTCAAGGTTCACTGCGTTTGTTTTTGAACCCTCAAATCAGTATCTCAGAGCATGAAAATATCTATTCTGCGGTCGATATTATGCTTGATAACGTACCTGACGGTGTTGAGGTAAACAAAGAGTTCTTGCATAAAAATGTCATGATGCCCACTCAGTATCCAAACTTAAAAACGGTATCGGCTTTCCCTGAAGATGCGATGTTTAATGCAGAAGCGTGGCAGCACCTTTCAAAAAATCAGTCACTGGATATTGTAAAACTTCTGAAGGAAAAACTGATTGATCAGATCGCAGATGACTTTGATGTCATTATGATTGATACCGGCCCGCACGTTGACCCGCTGGTTTGGAATGCCATGTACGCATCGAATGCGCTGCTTATTCCTTGCGCCGCTAAGCGTCTTGATTGGGCTTCAACCGTCAACTTCTTCCAACATTTGCCGACCGTATATGAAATGTTTCCTGATGACTGGAAGGGGCTCGAATTTGTGCGCTTAATGCCAACAATGTTTGAAGATGACAATAAGAAGCAAGTGTCGGTGTTGACTGAAATGAATTATTTGCTTGGTGACCAAGTGACGATGGCGACCATACCTAGAAGCCGAGCATTTGAAACGTGTGCTGACACATACAGTACGGTTTTCGATCTTACAGCTGGGGACTTTGAAGGTGGTAAGAAAACATTGGCAACCGCTCAAGATGCAGTACAAAAAGGCGCGCTAGAGCTCGAACGTGTCCTTCACAGCAATTGGTCTTCACTAAATCAGGGGTAA